From one Thermatribacter velox genomic stretch:
- a CDS encoding aminodeoxychorismate/anthranilate synthase component II, giving the protein MHASPLLFPPWGCVFGHQCIAYVEGARIVKASVPKHGKKSTVILLSSVLFKGLPPKIEVGRYHSLVVDPSSLPPTLRVIAWTEDKEIMAIEHVKYPLFGVQFHPESVLTPHGKQILKNFLEVKPGGSPKNS; this is encoded by the coding sequence TTGCACGCTTCGCCCCTTCTATTCCCACCCTGGGGGTGTGTCTTTGGCCACCAGTGCATTGCATATGTTGAAGGCGCCAGGATTGTAAAGGCATCAGTACCAAAACATGGCAAAAAATCCACGGTAATTTTGCTTTCTTCGGTTCTTTTTAAAGGGCTTCCTCCCAAAATCGAAGTGGGTAGGTACCACTCCCTGGTAGTGGATCCTTCGAGCCTCCCTCCCACATTAAGGGTCATTGCCTGGACAGAAGACAAAGAAATAATGGCCATAGAACATGTAAAATATCCACTTTTTGGTGTGCAATTTCACCCCGAATCAGTGCTCACTCCCCACGGAAAGCAAATTTTAAAAAACTTTCTGGAGGTGAAACCCGGTGGAAGCCCCAAAAATTCTTGA
- a CDS encoding anthranilate synthase component I family protein: MNIKPSIEDFGKIEPGEYDLVPLKTVFLADRFTPVSVTELFQDKKPLILLESAEKGERWGRFSFLIFDVEKVITINKFTDVIGKLERTFPLRKLYPGLETSFKGGAVGFLSYDAVKTWEKTVPRKPLSYPLAYFVESRRFVYFDHLRHQIGIVYLAQAGNEKDYQQGKAWIEGVWERISASQHISEDDEFSIQGEVYSNFEEEAFKKAVSKVIDYIVEGHASQVVISQRFSVPYQGNPFTVYRFLRSLNPSPYLFYLNTDHFQLVGSSPEMLVKLESGKAVTKPIAGTRKRLPNIPEDAIIRELLDDEKENAEHVMLLDLGRNDLGRVCIPGSVQVEEFMEVERYSHVFHIVSTVSGTVPEGSSAWKLLQACFPAGTVSGAPKVRAMEIIEEIEPDARGPYAGALGYVGFDGNMDTCIIIRTLFFKDGLASVQAGAGIVYDSKPQNEYEETVSKAQALLTALKMAEGRIKA, translated from the coding sequence ATGAACATCAAACCCAGTATCGAAGATTTCGGGAAAATAGAACCAGGAGAATATGACCTGGTTCCCCTGAAAACTGTTTTCCTGGCCGACCGGTTTACTCCGGTATCGGTAACTGAGCTTTTTCAAGACAAAAAACCATTGATTCTCCTGGAAAGCGCTGAAAAGGGTGAGCGTTGGGGAAGGTTTTCCTTTCTGATTTTTGACGTTGAGAAAGTGATAACCATAAACAAGTTTACCGACGTAATTGGTAAACTGGAAAGAACTTTCCCTCTCCGAAAACTCTATCCCGGGCTGGAAACTTCTTTCAAAGGCGGAGCGGTAGGTTTTTTAAGCTACGATGCTGTAAAAACCTGGGAAAAAACTGTTCCTCGAAAACCCCTTTCCTATCCTCTGGCCTACTTTGTGGAAAGCAGGCGTTTCGTGTATTTTGATCACTTGCGTCATCAAATTGGCATTGTTTATCTTGCCCAAGCCGGAAATGAAAAAGACTACCAGCAAGGCAAAGCCTGGATAGAAGGGGTCTGGGAAAGGATTTCTGCATCTCAGCATATCTCTGAAGACGATGAATTTTCCATTCAGGGCGAAGTGTATTCAAATTTCGAAGAAGAGGCATTCAAAAAAGCGGTGAGCAAAGTCATAGACTACATTGTCGAAGGACATGCCTCTCAGGTAGTCATTTCACAACGTTTCAGTGTCCCCTATCAGGGAAATCCCTTTACGGTTTACCGCTTTTTGCGATCGCTAAATCCATCACCGTATCTTTTTTATTTGAATACCGACCACTTTCAGCTGGTAGGCTCTTCCCCAGAAATGCTGGTCAAGCTTGAAAGCGGAAAGGCGGTAACCAAGCCCATTGCTGGAACCAGAAAGCGCCTGCCAAATATTCCAGAAGATGCAATTATCAGAGAACTTCTTGATGACGAAAAAGAAAACGCCGAACACGTTATGCTCCTTGATCTGGGAAGAAACGACCTGGGCAGGGTATGCATTCCGGGGAGCGTGCAAGTCGAAGAGTTTATGGAAGTAGAACGCTACTCGCACGTATTTCACATCGTATCAACGGTGTCTGGAACGGTCCCCGAGGGAAGCAGTGCCTGGAAATTGCTCCAGGCTTGTTTTCCCGCTGGCACTGTCAGTGGAGCACCAAAAGTGCGTGCTATGGAAATAATCGAAGAAATCGAGCCCGATGCACGTGGACCTTACGCGGGGGCACTGGGTTATGTTGGTTTTGATGGCAACATGGACACCTGCATCATCATTCGTACCTTGTTTTTTAAAGACGGCCTGGCTTCAGTTCAAGCTGGAGCAGGTATTGTTTACGATTCAAAACCTCAAAATGAATACGAAGAAACAGTGAGCAAAGCTCAGGCTTTGCTCACTGCCTTAAAAATGGCAGAAGGGAGGATAAAAGCATGA
- a CDS encoding uroporphyrinogen decarboxylase family protein, protein MDDHRWQQFVETVSGKRKETAVALIVDSPWIPGWSGISHFDYYLSFETWLEANLKVYQTYPHIIFLPGFWAEYGMATEPSAFGCKINWYESSTPTINPVLQQIEDVDKLSLPDPKKDGLMPFVLWWYKKAKDSDIRVHMVAARGPLTLAAHLRGLTDFLMELKTEPDKTRKFLDLTTETVISWLKAQLEVASQAEGIMVLDDVVGFLSRADYEKFAHPYLKAIFDAFPDKIRVYHNDANILPFADLLPQTGLQVLNFSHTIDIETLAEKVGNEIYLMGNIPPLEVLVQGTPEEVKNSALQCLSKAKRAGAKLILSAGGGVSPGTPGENLAILEKIAGGSSN, encoded by the coding sequence ATGGACGATCATCGCTGGCAGCAATTCGTAGAAACTGTCTCTGGAAAAAGAAAGGAAACCGCTGTGGCATTGATAGTCGACAGTCCCTGGATTCCAGGGTGGTCAGGCATTTCCCACTTTGATTATTATCTTTCTTTTGAAACCTGGCTGGAAGCCAACTTAAAAGTCTATCAAACCTATCCGCATATCATATTTCTGCCCGGTTTCTGGGCAGAATATGGAATGGCTACCGAGCCGTCAGCATTTGGTTGCAAAATAAACTGGTATGAGTCAAGCACACCTACTATCAATCCCGTACTTCAGCAAATTGAGGATGTAGATAAACTTTCCCTGCCCGACCCCAAAAAAGATGGGTTAATGCCCTTTGTACTATGGTGGTATAAAAAAGCGAAAGACAGCGATATCCGCGTACACATGGTTGCCGCTAGGGGTCCACTAACTCTTGCTGCTCATCTTCGGGGTTTGACTGATTTTTTGATGGAACTCAAAACAGAACCCGACAAAACCAGGAAATTCCTTGACTTAACTACTGAAACTGTTATTAGCTGGCTTAAAGCACAGCTTGAAGTAGCATCTCAAGCTGAAGGAATAATGGTGCTTGACGACGTAGTTGGTTTCTTGTCCAGAGCTGATTATGAGAAGTTTGCCCATCCTTATCTCAAAGCCATCTTTGATGCCTTTCCTGATAAAATACGAGTCTACCATAACGATGCCAACATCCTTCCCTTTGCAGATTTGCTACCTCAAACCGGTTTGCAGGTGCTCAACTTCAGCCATACCATCGATATCGAAACGCTCGCGGAAAAAGTAGGGAACGAAATCTATCTTATGGGCAACATTCCTCCTCTTGAAGTGCTGGTCCAGGGTACCCCTGAAGAAGTGAAAAACTCCGCCCTTCAGTGTCTCTCCAAAGCTAAAAGGGCGGGGGCAAAACTCATCCTTTCGGCAGGAGGAGGAGTTTCACCGGGAACACCAGGAGAAAACCTGGCTATCCTGGAAAAAATAGCAGGAGGTTCTTCCAATTAA